The Candidatus Margulisiibacteriota bacterium genomic sequence TGCCGCAGCAATTAAAAAAATTGGACTTGAAAATAAAATGGATCACATCTCAACAGGCGGTGGCGCTTCATTGGAACTATTAGAAGGTAAGATTCTTCCAGGTATTGCTGCACTACTAGACAAATAATGTTATACATCTTTTTTATATTATTAATGACCGATCAGCTCACCAAGCTATCGATCATTTTTTTAAGCTCAAAAATGAATCTTACTATTGTTCACAATACTGGTGTTGCCTTTGGAATGCTCAGTGAAAAGTCTATGCTTGTTGTCTTTCTCACTGTCTCGTTACTTTTAACTTTATTGATATTCAAAAAAACTTTCTTTGTAAATAATGCTTTGCACCAGAAAGCTATCATTTTTATACTAGCGGGAGGGGCAGGCAATTTACTAGACAGAATAATTTATGGACATGTCATAGATTTCATAAAGCTTCCCTTAATTCCTTATTTCAATTCAGCTGACGTTTTTATAAATGTTGGCATGCTCCTATACGTCTTGGGTTTATTTAAGAAAAAATATGAACCTCGTCTATAATAACGAACATTCTATGCGGCTTGACGTCTGGTTAAGTGAACAAACCGAGAAAAGTCGTTCTTTTATTAAAGCTTGCCATCAAAATGAACCCATAACGGTTAACAGCAAACCCGTTAAGCTCAGCCATAACCTAAGAGATGGAGACATTGTTTCCCTCTTACTTGATG encodes the following:
- the lspA gene encoding signal peptidase II, coding for MLYIFFILLMTDQLTKLSIIFLSSKMNLTIVHNTGVAFGMLSEKSMLVVFLTVSLLLTLLIFKKTFFVNNALHQKAIIFILAGGAGNLLDRIIYGHVIDFIKLPLIPYFNSADVFINVGMLLYVLGLFKKKYEPRL